One Microplitis demolitor isolate Queensland-Clemson2020A chromosome 2, iyMicDemo2.1a, whole genome shotgun sequence DNA segment encodes these proteins:
- the LOC103578427 gene encoding uncharacterized protein LOC103578427 → MLLITFFIKLLLLVFISEGEIIRKNCLHDGESCHFSDSCCSKRCLHRRGNNYWGSFCMREGGELLITPPTTTVKSFAAKSCLPIGKKCSSRGECCSNRCDRECLHVVKNLAQYLMLMRSGGLSYCLAPGTWCNENSDCCSKKCYRPSNKLYSICAADLINAPINNNNNNNNNNNRTLVSSEAGSCLSDGKRCTSTSECCSKKCDGVCLRKVENLADYLILMRSMHASYCLSTGTLCNNDSDCCSTHCVRVKEKLYSYCVAAGQNLFDNNDNTNQEPALEFEAGHCQPDGRNCFIDDDCCSKYCVRVQFFASLSQFCASARPNTTEVITQSSDDQNKQNIEKGPKCSANGEFCWSANECCSKACFNHHGSMTKRCAG, encoded by the exons atgttactgataactttttttataaaattactccttttagtttttatttccgAAGGAGAAATCAtacgaaaaaattgtttacatgATGGAGAATCG TGTCACTTTAGTGATTCCTGCTGCTCCAAAAGATGTCTGCATAGACgaggaaataattattggggGTCATTTTGTATGCGAGAAGGAGGTGAACTGTTAATTACTCCACCAACGACTACGGTAAAGAGTTTCGCTGCTAAATCGTGTCTTCCAATTggaaaaaag tgcTCGAGCAGAGGAGAATGCTGTTCAAATAGATGCGATCGTGAATGCCTGCAtgtagttaaaaatttggCTCAATATTTAATGCTTATGCGTAGTGGAGGTCTTAGCTATTGTCTTGCGCCCGGCACTTGG TGTAATGAAAACAGTGATTGCTGCTCTAAAAAGTGTTATCGGCCAAGTAATAAACTTTATTCTATTTGTGCTGCCGATCTAATTAATGCTcctatcaataataataataataataataataataacaataggaCATTAGTAAGTTCCGAGGCTGGTAGCTGCTTATCAGACGGAAAACGT TGCACGAGCACTAGCGAATGCTGTTCAAAAAAATGTGACGGCGTATGTCTAAGGAAAGTTGAAAATTTGGCTGACTATTTAATTCTAATGCGGTCTATGCATGCCAGCTACTGTCTTTCGACCGGTACCCTA TGCAATAATGACAGCGATTGCTGCTCCACACATTGCGTTCGTGTTAAAGAAAAGCTCTATTCCTATTGTGTCGCCGCTGGCCAAAATCTATTcgataataatgacaatactAATCAGGAGCCGGCATTAGAATTTGAGGCCGGCCATTGTCAGCCTGACGGACGGAAT TGTTTCATTGATGATGACTGCTGCTCAAAATATTGTGTACGTGTTCAATTCTTTGCATCTCTCAGTCAATTTTGTGCTTCAGCGCGCCCTAATACTACTGAAGTAATTACTCAGTCCAGTGATGACcagaataaacaaaatattgagAAGGGCCCAAAGTGCAGCGCAAATGGAGAATTT tgtTGGAGTGCCAATGAATGCTGCTCAAAAGCTTGTTTTAATCATCACGGGTCAATGACAAAAAGATGTGCAGGGTAG